One genomic region from Magallana gigas chromosome 3, xbMagGiga1.1, whole genome shotgun sequence encodes:
- the LOC105321128 gene encoding uncharacterized protein: MANLVCRFMPTSQNIVVSTCFRTIVEFLQSKQLYFKVSIFIDMSDQIGSVYYILLADKIGKKKERGIVRTTSEYVEVLPGTLLFLTEERFDKQTYILWWILGTLDQENIEIECQPMDTRQLSKSEFALLQPIPDCEERLSILQDQLWLKEGAELQIYDHVTVAVKGQPYLKGIIKYKGELPGVKGIQFGIELLGESKGKGTCDGMIRDRRFFTCEKNCGIFATIRDIRRDQYADRSDRLYQEEQKQIRESGLKEKDRIVWISDNGPEFGEVKWIGILPDSNRMDITVGVEFDNPVGSGTGKYKEHRLFFAKTNHASLVPIMGIMKASVYMEMNQWTGPLNDFIVASNPPCSKKPYQVWNHDKTVGRIISASKLEELQLKAKEKFDISTNVKLVLENGCIIDDEEAFQLLQGSVSAVFCLKEGESLSFAGPSTQSSASGGNSSHRLHLMQHTRNKQTSTTRIPQVPECIICEERFSDTFFIPCGHIACTGCAEELTKRGKQCHICRGIFTSTSKLFF; the protein is encoded by the exons atggctaatttagtatgcagatttatgccgacgtcacaaaatatagtggtctcgacctgtttCAGAACAATCGTTGAATTTCTTCAAAGTAAACAACTATATTTCAAAGTTTCGATATTTATTGATATGTCGGACCAAATTGGCAGCGTTTACTATATTCTTCTTGCCGATAAAATAGGAAAGAAGAAAGAGAGGGGAATCGTACGGACGACATCTGAATACGTAGAAGTGTTACCTGGAACTCTATTGTTTCTAACGGAAGAACGATTTGATAAACAGACGTACATTCTGTGGTGGATATTAGGGACTTTAGACcaagaaaatattgaaatcgAGTGTCAACCGATGGATACTAGACAACTGAGCAAGTCGGAGTTTGCCCTTCTTCAACCTATTCCCGATTGTGAAGAACGTCTGTCCATTTTGCAAGATCAGTTATGGCTTAAAGAGGGGGCAGAACTCCAAATTTATGACCATGTGACGGTAGCCGTAAAGGGACAACCTTATTTGAAGGGGATAATTAAATACAAAGGAGAATTACCCGGAGTGAAGGGGATTCAATTCGGAATAGAACTACTGGGG GAAAGTAAAGGTAAGGGAACTTGTGATGGGATGATCCGAGATAGACGATTTTTTACCTGTGAAAAAAATTGTGGAATTTTTGCAACAATTCGCGACATACGGAGAGACCAATATGCTGACCGATCAGACCGATTGTACCAAGAGGAGCAAAAGCAGATTAGGGAGTCCGGACTTAAAGAGAAGGACAGAATCGTATGGATTAGTGACAATGGTCCGGAGTTTGGGGAGGTCAAATGGATTGGGATTCTGCCGGACAGTAACAGAATGGATATCACAGTGGGGGTTGAATTT GACAATCCAGTTGGATCAGGTACTGGAAAGTACAAAGAGCACAGACTGTTTTTTGCAAAAACAAACCATGCATCGTTAGTTCCTATAATGGGTATAATGAAGGCTAGTGTGTACATGGAAATGAACCAATGGACAGGACCCTTAA ATGACTTTATCGTGGCAAGCAATCCGCCCTGTTCTAAAAAACCGTACCAGGTTTGGAACCATGACAAAACTGTGGGCAGAATAATAAGTGCCTCAAAGCTAGAGGAACTGCAACTGAAAG CAAAGGAAAAATTTGACATTAGCACCAACGTTAAGCTGGTCCTAGAAAATGGGTGTATAATTGATGATGAAGAGGCCTTCCAGTTACTTCAGGGTAGTGTTAGTGCAGTGTTTTGCCTCAAAGAAGGTGAAAGTCTGTCATTTGCAGGACCATCCACTCAGTCTTCCGCATCAG GTGGTAATTCCAGTCATCGCTTACATCTAATGCAACAcacaagaaataaacaaacttcC ACTACTAGAATTCCTCAGGTGCCCGAATGCATAATTTGTGAAGAGAGATTCTCCGACACATTTTTCATCCCATGTGGACATATCGCCTGCACAGGTTGTGCAGAAGAGTTGACCAAGAGAGGAAAACAATGTCACATTTGCAgaggaattttcacttcaacctCCAAATTGTTTTTTTGA